One genomic region from Bacilli bacterium encodes:
- the recU gene encoding Holliday junction resolvase RecU — translation MINYPFGKRVNTSSTTSSRRNKNLTLNSANRGMSFETDINFSNDYYAQKHIALITKRPTPIKVVKVDYSRGARITDAYFSMQSTTDYNGIYHGRYIDFEAKSSHSKTSFPLNNITLHQFAHLKEVFLQGGIAFFLIEFTKLNEVYFLDARFVVDWHENQQKKSIPLAKIKENGRLIKQGLRPRIDYLPTIIDFYSL, via the coding sequence ATGATTAATTATCCCTTTGGTAAGCGAGTTAATACCTCATCCACCACTTCCAGTCGCCGGAATAAAAATCTCACACTTAATTCCGCTAATCGGGGAATGAGTTTTGAAACAGACATCAATTTTAGCAACGACTATTACGCCCAAAAGCATATTGCTCTCATTACGAAACGCCCGACACCCATCAAAGTCGTGAAAGTCGATTATAGCCGTGGGGCCCGCATCACCGACGCCTATTTTTCTATGCAATCGACCACCGATTATAATGGCATCTATCACGGAAGATATATTGATTTTGAAGCCAAAAGTTCGCATAGCAAAACCAGTTTCCCCCTAAATAACATCACCCTGCATCAATTTGCCCATTTGAAAGAAGTGTTTTTACAGGGAGGAATCGCCTTTTTCCTAATTGAATTTACCAAATTGAACGAGGTATATTTTCTCGATGCTCGGTTTGTTGTCGATTGGCATGAGAACCAACAGAAAAAATCTATTCCGCTGGCGAAGATTAAAGAAAATGGTCGCTTAATCAAGCAAGGCTTGCGACCAAGAATAGACTATCTGCCGACGATAATTGATTTTTACTCACTTTGA
- a CDS encoding exonuclease domain-containing protein: MMKRLMQLIDKHPVLVFLDFEGTQISHEMIALGAVLVTLKKDGHIKKIHKGYKRYVIAHEKIGSYVEKLTGIKSDLLLKEGVTYKSALEELKKYIGKNYKKAAFITFGSHDIRILHQSLHFSSDADGEIVHFIDHNHIDFSDILSEYVKDEKNNPLSLANYCLKFGVAFEGTPHDPYFDALNLAYLYEASLSKPDILYHEYLSVLSHMRHLPVPIQKTISRLVNNVDVSASDFGHIVEDYINAGVDKK, translated from the coding sequence ATGATGAAAAGATTGATGCAATTAATCGATAAACATCCGGTATTGGTTTTTCTTGATTTTGAGGGAACCCAAATTAGTCACGAGATGATTGCTTTAGGAGCCGTCTTGGTGACTTTAAAAAAAGATGGTCATATCAAAAAAATACACAAGGGCTATAAACGTTATGTTATCGCTCATGAAAAAATCGGCTCTTATGTGGAGAAATTAACCGGTATTAAGTCGGACTTGCTCTTAAAAGAGGGCGTTACGTATAAGAGTGCTTTGGAAGAATTAAAAAAATATATCGGCAAGAATTATAAAAAAGCGGCTTTTATTACTTTTGGCAGTCATGATATACGCATTTTGCACCAAAGTCTTCATTTTTCAAGCGACGCCGATGGCGAAATCGTCCACTTTATTGATCATAATCACATTGATTTTTCCGATATTCTTTCCGAATATGTCAAAGACGAAAAAAACAATCCTCTTTCGCTTGCAAACTACTGCTTGAAATTTGGCGTTGCCTTTGAAGGGACTCCGCATGATCCATACTTCGATGCCTTAAATTTAGCCTACTTATATGAGGCTTCACTTTCAAAACCGGATATTCTCTACCACGAATATCTTTCGGTTCTCTCCCATATGCGCCACTTGCCTGTTCCTATTCAAAAAACAATCAGTCGATTAGTGAACAACGTTGATGTTTCAGCAAGTGACTTTGGTCATATTGTCGAGGACTACATCAACGCGGGAGTCGATAAAAAATGA
- a CDS encoding DivIVA domain-containing protein translates to MKLDLNLDSTKLLEKKFSANLKGYDPDEVDEFLDQILADYRRVEQLDREIDHLSADNSNLKKTQQERDEWKAKYEILDEKLKVLDKNRNAALDRLELLVKVNRLENALFKLGVDPTKIK, encoded by the coding sequence ATGAAACTCGATTTAAATCTAGATAGTACGAAGTTGCTTGAAAAGAAATTTAGCGCTAATCTAAAGGGCTATGATCCGGATGAAGTTGACGAATTTCTCGATCAAATACTAGCCGATTATCGGCGCGTTGAACAATTGGATAGAGAAATAGATCATCTTTCCGCTGATAACAGCAATTTAAAAAAAACTCAGCAAGAACGTGATGAATGGAAGGCTAAATACGAGATCTTGGATGAGAAACTAAAAGTTCTAGATAAGAATCGCAACGCCGCTCTTGATCGACTTGAGTTGCTAGTAAAAGTAAATCGATTAGAGAATGCTCTTTTCAAACTCGGAGTTGATCCTACGAAGATAAAATAA
- the pgsA gene encoding CDP-diacylglycerol--glycerol-3-phosphate 3-phosphatidyltransferase has product MNLPNKITVFRMAMVVVIWLAMLFPYSSLGIEVPFIFGEVNLVYFIVFWLFVIASFSDFLDGHIARKYNLVTNFGKFMDPIADKLLVNGLLIILLVPSVTPADASIQMAIPVIATLIMIARDLIVDAIRLIAASQNRVLAANIFGKIKTVLQMVAIPLVLLNDWPFTLFDGGANIALIVIYLATLASLFSGIIYIYQNRDVLREPNKHERK; this is encoded by the coding sequence ATGAATCTTCCAAATAAAATTACGGTTTTTCGGATGGCAATGGTAGTAGTGATTTGGCTGGCCATGCTTTTTCCTTACTCCAGTTTAGGAATTGAAGTCCCCTTTATTTTTGGGGAAGTAAATCTCGTTTATTTTATCGTATTTTGGCTTTTTGTAATCGCCAGTTTCTCTGATTTTCTTGATGGACATATCGCGCGGAAATATAACTTGGTAACAAATTTTGGAAAATTCATGGATCCAATCGCGGATAAACTGCTCGTCAACGGACTATTGATCATTCTCTTGGTGCCATCGGTTACTCCGGCGGACGCCTCTATACAAATGGCCATTCCCGTTATAGCCACACTAATTATGATTGCCCGCGATTTAATCGTCGATGCAATCAGACTAATTGCGGCAAGTCAAAATCGTGTCTTAGCCGCGAATATTTTTGGGAAAATAAAAACGGTTCTTCAAATGGTGGCGATTCCGTTGGTCCTTCTCAATGACTGGCCGTTTACCCTCTTTGACGGTGGAGCCAATATTGCTTTAATCGTCATTTACCTTGCCACGCTGGCGAGCCTTTTTTCCGGTATTATTTACATCTACCAAAATCGGGATGTTTTACGGGAACCAAATAAACATGAACGCAAGTAA
- a CDS encoding CinA family protein: protein MNASNLLLLLEEKGLTIGSVESFTGGLFASTLTANNGASKSFVGTIVTYATRIKTDIVKVDSQVIAKYGVISKECAFEMALKGRELLNVDLAISFTGNAGPATMENKPAGLGFIGLSDKYGTEVVTINGFMSRNEFRQQAVSAAINFIFQRLQDKY from the coding sequence ATGAACGCAAGTAATCTTCTGCTTTTGCTTGAAGAAAAAGGATTGACTATCGGCTCAGTTGAATCCTTTACCGGCGGATTATTCGCTTCGACTTTAACCGCTAATAACGGGGCCTCGAAATCCTTCGTGGGAACGATTGTGACGTACGCGACGCGAATTAAGACCGATATTGTCAAAGTTGATTCTCAAGTCATAGCGAAGTATGGAGTCATTTCCAAGGAGTGCGCCTTTGAAATGGCCCTAAAGGGAAGAGAACTGCTCAATGTGGACTTGGCTATAAGTTTTACGGGGAATGCGGGCCCGGCGACGATGGAAAATAAACCGGCGGGTTTGGGCTTTATCGGTTTAAGTGACAAGTATGGGACGGAAGTTGTTACCATAAATGGATTTATGAGTCGCAACGAATTTCGTCAACAGGCAGTTTCAGCGGCCATAAATTTTATTTTTCAGCGTTTACAAGACAAATATTAA